The segment TCACGTATAAGTTGATCAGGATGGTGGGCATCGGAATTAATGACTATGGGGATTTTTTTGCTGTGCGCATACGTTAATGCCCACCAACCCGGATAGGGCTCCACGGTTTTCCCCTGGTAGATGCCTCGTGTATTCACTTCCAGAAATGCTCCGTACCGGGCAACCTCATATAGTGTTTGCATAACCTGCTGCCGGTACCAACTGTCCGATTCATCGAACAGTGTTTGGTGTTTATTATGTATTTTGATTTTATCAAGATGCCCGACAATTGTTGGACAATCCTTGCGGATCATATCGCGCGTTAGTTCGAAGTAGCGTGTTACTGCATCCTGAATGTTGTTGTTGAATAGTGTTGAGAGGCCATCGTTAAACATTTCAAAAGTCCCATCAATCTCCCAGGGCTTATGGCTTGGCAACCTATCGACAAAATGAATGGAGCCGATGGTGTAATCGAGTTGTTTACTGAATGTGGTTGGGCCTGTAATGGCAGGAATGTAATCTACCTCCAGGCCGATGTAGAGTTCAAGCTCTTTTAATTGAGACCTTAATTCGTTAAGCTCCTTTAAATACGCGGGTAGTCGTGAAGCCTCCATGCACCATTTACATTCAAAAGGCAATGGCGCATGCGATGATATTCCAAGGCTTGAAAGACCTAAGGTTTCCGCTCGTTCAACATAAGTTTGTGCACGGTCTTTACCATCGCAATAGGTTGTGTGCGTATGAAAATTTGATAACATACTTAATAGTTCCAAGTTTCGTCATAAAATTTCAGCAGTAAAGCCTTTCACACATCCTTAACAAAAAAGTAACAGGCACACGTATAACAGTCAATGCATTTTATAACCTTTACTAAAAGTATTTAATCATCTATGAGTTCAGATCGTGTTGCTGATATCGCTATTGTAGGCGCGGGCATTGCAGGCCTTGCCCATGCTTACATGGCATTGAAAAAGGGCTATCGTGTAGTGTTATTCGAGCGCGACCAGTTTGCTGTGGGTGCTTCGGTGCGCAACTTTGGCTTGGTGTGGCCTATCGGGCAGGAGCCGGGTCTTGGTTTGGAGATGGCTTTGCGCTCACGCCAGCATTGGCTGGACGTTTCATCGCAAGCCGGCTTTTGGTTAAACCCCAACGGATCAATGCATGTTGTTTACCATGATGATGAAGTGGCCGTGCTTGAAGAGTTTATGGATATATATAAAGACACAGCTTTTCAATGCGCGCTGCTTACCCCACAACAAGTATTGGAAAAATCACCGGTGGTCAACTCAAAAAATCTGAAAGCCGGGTTGTGGAGCGCAACCGAAGGAACGGTTTATTCACGTGAGTCTATTCGCAGGATCCCGGAATGGCTGGTGGAGAAATATGGACTCATTATTAAATACGGCCATGCCGTTGTGGAGGTATCGCTTCCGCATATCGTAACGGCACGCGAAACCTGGCATGTTGATAAAGTATTTATTTGCAGCGGTGCCGACTTTGAAACCTTATATCCGGAGGTTTACGACCGGCAGCTTATCACAAAATGTAAATTGCAAATGATGAAGGCTGTACCTGATCGTCCGGTGCAGATTGGCCCCACGTTATGTGCCGGGCTTACGTTACGGCACTATAGTGCTTTTGCAAAATGTAAATCCTTAAAAGAGGTTGACCTTCGGTACGATCGGGAATCCATAATGTATAAAGAGCATGGCATTCATGTGTTGCTGGCCCAAAACCACCTCGGGGAGTTGATTATTGGTGATTCGCACCATTACAACCGAACCGTTGAACCCTTCGATCGCGAAGATGTGAATGAAATAATCTTGGGCTATCTGTCATCTTTTACAAAACTTGGCAGCTTAAGCATAACCGAGCGCTGGCATGGGGTTTACCCCAAATTGCAAGGCGACATAAGCCTTGTTCTTGAACCTGAACCCAACGTAATGATTATTAACGGGCTAGGCGGTGCGGGCATGACCTTAAGCTTTGGTTTGGCCGAGCGGGTGATGAGCACACTATAAAGATTACTTCGGCATGAGGAAATAAACCACCAGCATAACTGCTTTTTCGCCCGATGTATTAATGGGCAAATGCGGAACGGAGGCATCAAAATATAATGAGTCACCTTCTTCCAGCGTAATTTTTTCATTATTGATCTGATAGTCGCAACGACCGGATATCAGGTATTTGAACTCATAGCCATCGGAAGTAGTAGGCCTGCCTTTTGCACCCGGTTTTACGGTAAGCAATACGGCCTCCAGGGTGCAGGTTGAAATATTCTGTGAAAGAATATGCTGGTAATCGAACCCTTCGCGTCCTTCGCGCTCCACCGTTTTGTATTGACTTTTTTGACAACGAGGTAATCTTTTCCATTCAGCAATACCATTTCACTGAAAAATTCTTTCAATGAAATATCCAGTGATTGAATTAAGGTAATGAACACCGGGAGTGAGGGCAGCGTGCGGGAGTTTTCAATTTTGGAGAGCAACCCTTTGCTTACCTTGGTTCGGTTGGCGAGTTGTTGAATAGTCAGGTTTTTCTCGAGGCGTGTTGCCCGTATCTTCTGTGCAATGCGCGATACCACTTCATTGTCGATCATGGAAATAAATCGTTTACTCCTTGTAAACATACCAAAAGGATCGATTCCTCAACAAGGTCGTTAAATTGTCCGTTTGCTGTGTTAAAACAAGGTTAAGCCCTATTCATTCTTGTTGCTTGACAATCAA is part of the Cyclobacteriaceae bacterium genome and harbors:
- a CDS encoding histidinol-phosphatase; amino-acid sequence: MLSNFHTHTTYCDGKDRAQTYVERAETLGLSSLGISSHAPLPFECKWCMEASRLPAYLKELNELRSQLKELELYIGLEVDYIPAITGPTTFSKQLDYTIGSIHFVDRLPSHKPWEIDGTFEMFNDGLSTLFNNNIQDAVTRYFELTRDMIRKDCPTIVGHLDKIKIHNKHQTLFDESDSWYRQQVMQTLYEVARYGAFLEVNTRGIYQGKTVEPYPGWWALTYAHSKKIPIVINSDAHHPDQLIREFLPVIQALAKIGYRESMALLQGRWQAFTFTSYAT
- a CDS encoding cupin domain-containing protein, yielding MLTVKPGAKGRPTTSDGYEFKYLISGRCDYQINNEKITLEEGDSLYFDASVPHLPINTSGEKAVMLVVYFLMPK
- a CDS encoding helix-turn-helix transcriptional regulator is translated as MFTRSKRFISMIDNEVVSRIAQKIRATRLEKNLTIQQLANRTKVSKGLLSKIENSRTLPSLPVFITLIQSLDISLKEFFSEMVLLNGKDYLVVKKVNTKRWSAKDAKGSITSIFFHRIFQPAPWRPYCLP
- a CDS encoding TIGR03364 family FAD-dependent oxidoreductase, with amino-acid sequence MSSDRVADIAIVGAGIAGLAHAYMALKKGYRVVLFERDQFAVGASVRNFGLVWPIGQEPGLGLEMALRSRQHWLDVSSQAGFWLNPNGSMHVVYHDDEVAVLEEFMDIYKDTAFQCALLTPQQVLEKSPVVNSKNLKAGLWSATEGTVYSRESIRRIPEWLVEKYGLIIKYGHAVVEVSLPHIVTARETWHVDKVFICSGADFETLYPEVYDRQLITKCKLQMMKAVPDRPVQIGPTLCAGLTLRHYSAFAKCKSLKEVDLRYDRESIMYKEHGIHVLLAQNHLGELIIGDSHHYNRTVEPFDREDVNEIILGYLSSFTKLGSLSITERWHGVYPKLQGDISLVLEPEPNVMIINGLGGAGMTLSFGLAERVMSTL